A section of the Streptococcus oriscaviae genome encodes:
- a CDS encoding glycosyltransferase, with translation MQSQPKVSIICTVYNKERWLERVIESFLMQETNFPFEILLVDDASSDQSPAIIERFAKDYPDLIRPFYHTSNQGIAKTWVSICKEAKGEYIARCDGDDFWLDSLKLQKQVDLLEKNPDSKWSNTDFDIYDENSNFVSAAGFETGTIPLADDFEKMLTTRGFTMASTWLVERQLMLAVNEELDLATSDDTFNLQLDLFKRTRLSYLPQATVAYTVNRGSDSRPKEFCQIERRFNNLLQTQKDYLEKYPDSDSRKMLDILLERNNRYELELTKRELSLGSLSGEKVKIYFSVAGSGFSEDNILEFPLKQEDQFSFQLPEGCDLFRVDLSEKPSYYAHFSLVSQVAQTEVEALASTGFYYQSSLLFPNPDPQLIFPVIAEFGREFVLSYQLYNFGNETAQDYVSTVLANHLQQARQKIYELESYQREYHRLKEVEEQFVRLTHQYNSVIHSRRWTIPTKIIQFFRRK, from the coding sequence ATGCAAAGCCAACCGAAGGTTTCGATTATTTGTACCGTATATAACAAGGAACGATGGCTGGAACGAGTAATCGAAAGTTTTTTGATGCAGGAAACAAACTTTCCTTTTGAAATTTTGTTGGTTGATGATGCTTCTAGCGACCAGTCGCCAGCTATCATCGAACGATTTGCAAAAGATTATCCCGACTTGATTCGCCCTTTTTACCATACGAGCAATCAAGGAATTGCGAAAACCTGGGTATCCATCTGTAAAGAGGCTAAGGGTGAGTACATAGCTCGTTGCGATGGGGATGACTTTTGGCTCGATTCCCTAAAGCTCCAAAAACAGGTTGATCTGTTGGAGAAAAATCCAGACTCTAAATGGTCCAATACAGACTTTGACATTTATGATGAAAACAGTAACTTTGTGTCAGCTGCCGGTTTTGAAACAGGAACGATTCCGCTAGCAGATGACTTTGAAAAAATGCTTACAACCAGAGGTTTCACCATGGCATCAACTTGGCTGGTCGAGCGCCAGTTGATGCTTGCTGTCAACGAAGAGCTGGATTTAGCAACTTCCGATGATACCTTTAATCTTCAACTGGATTTATTTAAGAGAACGCGACTATCCTATCTTCCTCAGGCGACCGTCGCCTACACGGTTAATCGCGGATCAGATTCCAGACCTAAGGAGTTCTGCCAGATAGAACGCCGGTTCAATAATCTTTTGCAAACCCAAAAAGATTATCTGGAGAAGTATCCAGATAGTGATAGCAGAAAAATGCTAGACATTCTGCTAGAGAGAAACAATCGCTACGAGTTGGAGCTGACTAAACGGGAATTAAGTCTGGGCAGTCTTTCCGGGGAGAAAGTAAAAATTTATTTTTCAGTGGCAGGTTCTGGTTTTTCAGAGGACAATATCCTTGAATTTCCTTTGAAACAGGAGGATCAATTTTCTTTTCAGCTGCCAGAAGGCTGTGACCTTTTTCGGGTTGATTTGTCTGAAAAACCATCCTATTATGCTCATTTTTCATTGGTATCTCAGGTGGCACAGACAGAAGTAGAGGCGCTTGCCTCAACAGGATTTTACTACCAATCCTCCCTTTTGTTTCCAAACCCAGATCCACAGTTGATTTTTCCAGTAATTGCAGAATTTGGCAGGGAGTTTGTTCTCAGTTACCAGTTATACAATTTTGGGAATGAAACAGCGCAGGACTATGTTTCTACGGTTTTAGCCAACCACCTCCAGCAAGCTCGTCAAAAAATATACGAATTGGAAAGCTACCAAAGAGAGTACCATCGTCTTAAAGAAGTAGAAGAACAGTTTGTTCGCTTAACTCACCAGTACAATAGTGTCATTCATTCCCGACGGTGGACCATTCCAACCAAAATTATTCAATTCTTTAGGAGAAAATAA
- a CDS encoding rhamnan synthesis F family protein, translating to MKRLLLYVHFNKYNRVSSHVHYQLNQLRPLFSKIVFISNSSLSEEDQATLRAHQMVDCIVERENIGFDFAAWRDGMLYLGFEKVQQYDSVTLMNDTCFGPLWNMVPLYEEFEQDPTVDFWGMTNFRANKQFKEHIQSYFLSFSQKVVQSEAFQHFWMGIKNFTAVQDVIDNYETQVTTNLLDAGFRYRSVFDTVEEDTTGMLHPDFSYYNPTAILKHKVPFIKVKTIDANQHITPYLLQEIERTTTYPVELIVSHMSKVNFPDDKYLLARKYLKPAGEGKPLNGTVAVHLHVFYVDLLEEFLTAFKEFGFSYDLFITTDIEEKMNEIEAVLAANQVQGTIFVTGNIGRDVLPMLKLKEQLSHYDFIGHFHTKKSKEADFWAGESWRQELIEMLVKPANYILSHLEEQEDVGIVIADIPTFFRYNKIVDAYNEHRIAPAMNDLWQAMGLSKEIDFNQFHTFVMSYGTYVWFKYDALAPLFELHLTDKDVPAEPLPQNSILHAIERLLIYIAWDRNYDFRIAMNPTVLTPFVDNKLLNLRGDALPHTYVNFDHMGGIKGAIKYIFVGPARAVKYIVKRCLQKWKQQS from the coding sequence ATGAAGCGTCTGCTTTTATATGTTCATTTTAATAAATACAATCGGGTCAGCTCTCATGTTCACTACCAGTTGAACCAGCTACGACCGCTATTTTCAAAGATTGTTTTCATCAGCAATAGCAGTTTGTCAGAGGAAGACCAAGCGACGCTTCGTGCCCACCAAATGGTGGATTGTATTGTGGAAAGAGAGAACATTGGTTTCGATTTTGCTGCCTGGAGAGATGGGATGCTCTATCTGGGATTTGAAAAAGTACAGCAATATGATTCTGTAACACTGATGAATGACACTTGCTTTGGTCCCTTGTGGAATATGGTTCCCCTCTACGAAGAATTTGAACAAGATCCGACTGTTGATTTTTGGGGTATGACAAATTTCAGAGCCAATAAGCAATTTAAGGAACACATTCAGAGCTATTTTCTTTCTTTTTCACAAAAAGTTGTTCAGTCAGAGGCGTTTCAACATTTTTGGATGGGAATAAAAAATTTTACAGCTGTTCAGGATGTTATTGACAACTACGAAACTCAAGTGACGACGAATCTGTTGGATGCAGGCTTTAGGTACAGATCTGTATTTGACACTGTTGAGGAAGATACAACAGGAATGCTTCATCCGGATTTTTCATACTACAATCCGACAGCGATTCTCAAGCACAAGGTACCTTTTATTAAGGTTAAAACCATTGATGCTAACCAACACATTACGCCCTATCTTTTGCAAGAAATCGAAAGAACAACAACCTATCCTGTTGAATTGATTGTATCGCACATGTCCAAGGTCAACTTCCCGGATGACAAGTACCTTTTAGCAAGAAAGTATTTAAAACCTGCTGGAGAAGGAAAGCCGCTTAATGGAACAGTTGCTGTTCATCTCCATGTCTTTTACGTTGACCTGCTAGAAGAATTTTTAACCGCTTTTAAAGAGTTTGGATTCAGCTATGACCTATTCATAACAACGGACATTGAAGAAAAGATGAATGAGATTGAAGCTGTATTGGCAGCCAATCAGGTTCAGGGCACCATTTTTGTGACAGGTAATATCGGTCGCGATGTTCTTCCTATGTTGAAGTTGAAGGAGCAATTAAGCCATTATGACTTTATTGGTCACTTTCATACAAAAAAATCTAAGGAAGCTGATTTTTGGGCTGGAGAATCCTGGCGTCAAGAGCTGATAGAGATGCTTGTGAAACCTGCTAATTATATTCTATCCCATCTGGAAGAACAGGAAGATGTGGGAATTGTTATTGCCGACATACCGACTTTTTTCCGTTATAATAAAATAGTAGACGCCTATAATGAACATAGAATTGCGCCTGCTATGAATGACTTATGGCAAGCGATGGGGCTATCTAAAGAAATTGATTTTAATCAGTTTCATACCTTTGTTATGTCTTATGGAACCTATGTATGGTTTAAGTATGATGCCTTAGCACCTCTGTTTGAACTTCATCTGACTGACAAAGACGTTCCAGCAGAACCCTTGCCGCAGAATTCCATTCTTCATGCGATTGAGCGGTTGCTGATTTACATTGCCTGGGATAGAAACTATGATTTTAGAATAGCCATGAATCCGACTGTTCTGACACCGTTTGTTGATAATAAATTACTCAATTTAAGAGGAGATGCTCTTCCACATACCTATGTAAATTTTGATCACATGGGCGGTATTAAGGGGGCGATAAAATACATCTTTGTCGGCCCTGCAAGAGCAGTCAAATACATTGTCAAACGCTGTTTACAAAAATGGAAGCAGCAGTCGTAA
- a CDS encoding glycosyltransferase — translation MKEKHTVVICAYGESSFLEECIQSILNQTVESTVACYTSTPNQLIEGLCEKYHLPMYTKKGGGIGKDWNNALSFVETPYVTIAHQDDIYLPTFVEKTMAAFEKYPDSTIVYSDYAEYRDGQEDARSTNLKIKRLMLNTLNLFPTSAFWRNRVLAFGNAISCPAVSYNLSKLKGFQFKEHFRTNLDWYAWYDISSHYSGRFTFIKEVLMYHRIHGESETSATITENVRSKEDLDIYKLFWPNFIANALMRFYEKSQQSNFK, via the coding sequence TTGAAAGAAAAACATACAGTTGTTATATGTGCTTATGGAGAGAGTTCCTTTTTAGAAGAGTGCATCCAGTCTATTCTCAATCAAACAGTTGAGTCAACCGTAGCCTGCTACACCTCAACGCCCAATCAACTGATTGAGGGGCTGTGTGAAAAATACCATCTGCCCATGTATACTAAAAAGGGCGGTGGTATCGGAAAAGACTGGAACAATGCCTTATCGTTTGTTGAAACACCCTATGTAACCATTGCTCACCAAGACGACATCTATCTGCCAACCTTTGTTGAAAAGACGATGGCGGCTTTTGAAAAATATCCAGACTCAACCATTGTCTATTCAGATTATGCAGAATACCGCGATGGTCAGGAAGATGCTCGGTCTACCAACTTAAAAATCAAGCGTTTAATGTTGAACACCTTGAATCTCTTTCCTACATCTGCTTTTTGGCGCAATCGGGTTTTGGCTTTTGGCAATGCGATTTCGTGTCCTGCCGTTAGTTACAACTTATCAAAACTAAAGGGGTTTCAATTCAAAGAGCATTTCCGAACAAATCTGGACTGGTATGCTTGGTATGACATCAGTAGCCATTACTCAGGTCGTTTTACCTTTATCAAAGAAGTACTGATGTATCACCGCATTCATGGAGAGTCTGAAACATCAGCAACCATAACAGAAAATGTTCGTAGCAAGGAAGATTTAGACATCTACAAACTCTTTTGGCCGAATTTCATTGCCAATGCCTTGATGCGTTTTTACGAGAAAAGTCAACAATCGAATTTTAAATAG
- a CDS encoding glycosyltransferase family 2 protein — translation MKNKTLIIIPAYNEEESIEKVVDNLILNYPNYDYVIINDGSKDSTSEICHRRGYNIIDLPENLGLSGAVQTGFKYALKYGYDKAVQFDGDGQHLPEYIADLVKGIDEGNDCVIGSRFVTEKRPNSLRMLGNTLISFLIKLTTGQNIMDPTSGMRMFNRKLIEIFATNINYTPEPDTISYLIRQGLKVKEVQVKMLDREAGQSYLTLSRSVTYMIHMVVSIIVIQNFRKGK, via the coding sequence ATGAAGAATAAAACACTGATTATCATACCTGCTTACAATGAGGAAGAATCAATCGAAAAAGTAGTTGATAACCTCATTCTTAACTACCCAAACTATGATTATGTCATCATAAACGATGGCTCAAAAGACAGCACCTCCGAAATCTGTCACCGTCGTGGTTACAATATCATTGATTTGCCAGAAAATCTTGGGCTATCAGGAGCCGTTCAGACAGGATTCAAATATGCTCTAAAATACGGCTACGACAAGGCTGTTCAATTTGATGGAGATGGACAGCATTTGCCTGAGTATATTGCTGATTTGGTAAAAGGAATTGATGAAGGGAATGATTGTGTGATTGGCTCGCGCTTTGTGACAGAAAAACGTCCCAATTCCCTGCGGATGTTGGGGAACACCCTGATTAGTTTTCTGATTAAATTGACAACTGGACAAAACATCATGGATCCAACTTCAGGCATGAGAATGTTTAATAGAAAACTGATTGAAATTTTTGCCACCAACATCAACTACACACCGGAACCCGACACGATTTCCTACCTTATTCGTCAGGGGTTGAAGGTGAAAGAAGTACAGGTGAAAATGTTGGATAGAGAAGCAGGACAATCTTACCTGACTCTTTCTCGTTCAGTGACTTATATGATTCACATGGTCGTTTCCATTATCGTGATTCAAAATTTTAGAAAGGGGAAGTAG
- a CDS encoding DUF2304 domain-containing protein, which yields MTLGLQLILVLVAISTSFVILRSIRKSNLQIEESFFWLLFALLLFLFSLFPWVVIYFAELIGFQSPANFVFLFIIFLLIVNQYRLTKKVSKNEIKLRSLIQHIALSEQERERDK from the coding sequence ATGACACTTGGTTTGCAGCTTATTTTGGTACTTGTTGCTATTTCAACTAGCTTTGTGATTCTGCGCAGTATTAGAAAGTCTAATCTTCAGATTGAAGAAAGTTTCTTTTGGCTCTTGTTTGCCTTGCTACTATTTCTTTTTTCTCTCTTTCCTTGGGTCGTTATCTATTTTGCAGAATTGATTGGTTTTCAATCGCCAGCCAACTTTGTTTTCTTGTTCATTATTTTCTTGTTGATTGTCAATCAGTACCGTTTGACCAAGAAGGTCTCTAAAAATGAAATTAAATTGAGAAGTTTGATTCAGCACATTGCCTTGTCAGAACAAGAGAGAGAGCGCGACAAATGA
- a CDS encoding lipopolysaccharide biosynthesis protein, which produces MMKTSNARQNFLWNLLGSLSTAAVSVLLLMVVSRLLSRNEADVFAFSYSLGHLLLVIGWFQMRNYQATDIKEKYSFPDYFQSRLLTCGLMIVAAVIYLVWQQFDAYKATIILLVALYRMTDAFSDVFQGFFQQKERLDLAGKSLFFRNILVFLVFTGTLILTNNLTVALVLVCLVSSIFIVFYDIRYSFQMERWMHPSDKKGSPFSSALVLLKEVFPFFINGFLLNYIYNSPKYALDSQLELGKVAEGVQTDFNILFMPAFVMNLLMLFFRPMITQMAIYYFNDEQEKFKRLQYKILLFLAGASLVVLVGAWLLGIPVLNLLYGVKLDHYQSVLMLLMLGGVLSSFATAFDNILTVLRKQNLLLVSYILAFTCSLLVTSPLVSHYAIFGAGLAYVVTMAIWLISSLALYLYTKRK; this is translated from the coding sequence ATGATGAAAACCTCAAATGCCAGACAAAATTTTTTGTGGAACTTGTTGGGAAGTCTTTCCACGGCAGCCGTTTCCGTTTTGTTACTAATGGTTGTATCGCGTTTGCTATCCCGTAATGAGGCAGATGTCTTTGCCTTTTCCTATTCGCTGGGCCATCTCTTGCTGGTTATTGGATGGTTTCAAATGCGCAATTATCAGGCGACAGATATTAAGGAGAAGTACAGTTTCCCAGACTACTTTCAGTCAAGACTCCTAACCTGTGGACTGATGATTGTGGCGGCAGTTATCTACCTTGTTTGGCAGCAATTCGATGCCTATAAAGCGACCATTATTCTCCTTGTGGCTCTTTATCGGATGACAGATGCCTTTTCAGATGTTTTCCAGGGGTTTTTTCAGCAAAAAGAACGCTTGGATTTGGCAGGGAAATCCCTCTTTTTCCGCAATATCTTGGTTTTTCTGGTCTTTACGGGAACCCTGATTCTAACGAATAACTTAACAGTTGCACTTGTTCTTGTTTGTTTGGTATCTTCTATCTTCATTGTTTTCTACGATATCCGCTATTCCTTTCAGATGGAAAGATGGATGCATCCTTCAGATAAAAAAGGCAGCCCCTTCTCGTCTGCCCTTGTTCTGTTGAAAGAAGTGTTTCCGTTTTTTATCAATGGTTTTCTTTTGAACTATATTTACAATAGTCCCAAATACGCCTTGGATAGCCAATTAGAACTCGGAAAAGTAGCAGAAGGGGTACAGACAGATTTTAACATTTTGTTTATGCCGGCCTTCGTTATGAATCTACTGATGCTCTTTTTCAGGCCCATGATCACCCAGATGGCTATTTACTATTTCAATGATGAGCAGGAAAAGTTTAAGAGATTACAGTACAAGATTCTTCTCTTTTTGGCGGGTGCTAGTTTGGTTGTCTTAGTAGGAGCATGGCTGTTAGGAATCCCTGTTTTAAATCTCTTATATGGTGTAAAATTAGATCATTATCAGTCTGTCCTAATGCTACTCATGTTGGGAGGAGTGCTAAGTAGTTTTGCGACAGCATTTGATAATATTTTGACAGTACTAAGAAAGCAAAATCTTTTGCTAGTTTCTTATATTCTGGCATTTACCTGCTCTCTACTAGTTACGAGCCCTCTTGTTTCCCATTATGCTATTTTCGGTGCTGGCTTAGCCTATGTAGTGACCATGGCTATATGGCTAATTAGCTCCCTAGCACTTTATCTTTATACGAAAAGGAAATGA
- a CDS encoding DUF2142 domain-containing protein: MQIVQLVFNKIRNQYFSYALFTFVFILMYTVYAQSMPWKILLVLFTVGVVLLTFKPKKLEYATALIIIVTGVMSAYLSPNNDIPDEPVHYQRSLFLSEGDMNLSNDKNQLLESEDYDKIDKEFRVPLMISQLVGIEPSEKEIPNERLTVTNAYYIFGYLPQAIGLKIGNSLDISVILSYFLGRVFNVFVYALLVFFAIRFAGKMGQVIAVASLIPMNVYLAGSYNQDAFSLGVILLLLGLFCHFYQTEKKIGLGKVLLFIVLSALLITLKLPFLLLLGLLIFVPNEKFDSGPVPIWLIKGLAILFVALLAVFWMRTYSQIINVNFNDVEFLKDVNPKEQLLSILSQPVVYGKVLVGETLMRVLNPANIHLYGWLAYGPTFLISYTLLFFFLVIMNNANKIRFNIFGRLSLLLIGLALTMGIVLAMYLSWTPVGSQTVLGIQDRYVLGIIPLFLIFLTANTKFFEKFQDFLSEELVLNISICFIYTMLLSTVFTYYNF; encoded by the coding sequence ATGCAAATCGTCCAATTAGTTTTCAACAAGATAAGAAATCAGTATTTTTCCTATGCTCTGTTTACTTTTGTATTTATTTTGATGTATACGGTCTACGCCCAGAGCATGCCATGGAAAATATTGCTTGTTCTCTTTACGGTAGGGGTCGTCTTATTGACCTTCAAGCCCAAAAAGCTGGAATACGCAACGGCACTGATTATTATCGTAACAGGAGTTATGTCGGCTTATCTGAGTCCCAATAACGATATCCCTGACGAGCCCGTTCATTACCAAAGAAGTCTGTTTCTCTCAGAAGGAGATATGAACTTGTCCAATGACAAGAACCAGCTACTTGAGTCAGAAGATTACGATAAGATCGACAAGGAATTTCGTGTTCCCTTGATGATTAGTCAGTTAGTTGGAATAGAACCAAGTGAAAAAGAAATCCCCAATGAGCGTCTGACAGTGACAAATGCCTATTACATTTTTGGCTATCTACCACAGGCTATTGGATTAAAAATCGGGAATAGCTTAGACATCAGCGTCATATTGAGCTATTTTCTAGGTAGAGTTTTTAATGTATTCGTTTATGCGCTTTTAGTCTTTTTTGCTATCCGATTTGCTGGAAAAATGGGACAAGTAATAGCAGTGGCCAGCTTAATCCCGATGAATGTCTATCTGGCAGGCTCTTATAATCAAGATGCCTTCAGTTTAGGGGTTATTCTGTTGTTACTGGGTCTGTTTTGTCATTTTTATCAGACAGAAAAGAAGATTGGTCTAGGGAAAGTTCTATTATTTATAGTCCTATCTGCCCTTCTTATCACACTGAAACTCCCCTTTCTCTTGCTCTTAGGATTGCTAATCTTTGTTCCAAATGAGAAGTTTGATAGTGGGCCAGTTCCTATCTGGCTTATTAAAGGCTTAGCTATCTTGTTTGTGGCCCTGTTAGCTGTATTTTGGATGCGAACCTATTCGCAAATCATCAATGTGAACTTTAACGACGTTGAGTTTTTGAAAGACGTTAATCCAAAGGAACAGCTGCTATCCATCCTCTCCCAGCCAGTGGTGTATGGAAAGGTTCTCGTCGGAGAAACCCTTATGCGTGTCCTCAATCCAGCTAATATTCATCTATATGGCTGGCTAGCTTACGGCCCGACCTTCCTCATCAGCTACACCCTTCTTTTCTTCTTCTTGGTTATAATGAATAATGCCAATAAGATACGCTTCAACATCTTTGGTAGGCTCTCTCTGCTTCTGATAGGTCTGGCTCTCACGATGGGGATTGTTCTTGCGATGTATCTGTCTTGGACCCCGGTCGGTTCACAAACAGTTCTGGGAATACAAGATCGCTATGTCTTAGGGATTATTCCACTCTTTCTAATTTTTCTGACAGCGAATACGAAGTTTTTTGAAAAATTTCAAGATTTTCTTTCTGAGGAATTGGTATTAAATATTTCAATTTGTTTTATCTATACCATGTTACTCAGCACAGTCTTCACCTATTATAATTTCTAA
- a CDS encoding EbsA family protein, with the protein MIKLFGKIRYHWQPELSWAIIYWSLAITPIFIGMSLVYERARISNTIFILFFLFIFLFGIGLHRYFEIKEDHLLIASANPFVTRRLPIASIKKIEVTYLYIRICAPEFSKGKVFYMRKWPKKYFVNALALNPNFKGEIELIDHLIKQDYFEEYYSDKAKSVR; encoded by the coding sequence ATGATTAAACTATTTGGTAAAATTCGATACCATTGGCAACCGGAGTTGTCATGGGCGATCATTTACTGGTCTTTAGCCATTACTCCCATTTTTATTGGTATGTCCCTTGTATATGAAAGGGCTCGTATTTCAAATACGATTTTTATTTTATTTTTCCTCTTTATCTTTTTATTTGGTATCGGTCTGCACCGCTATTTTGAGATTAAAGAGGATCACCTGCTGATTGCATCAGCCAATCCTTTTGTAACGAGGCGTTTGCCAATTGCCTCTATCAAAAAAATAGAGGTCACCTACCTCTACATTCGCATTTGTGCCCCAGAATTTTCCAAGGGGAAAGTATTCTATATGCGTAAATGGCCAAAAAAATACTTTGTTAACGCTTTGGCCCTCAACCCCAACTTTAAAGGGGAGATTGAGCTGATTGACCACCTGATAAAACAAGATTATTTTGAAGAATACTACTCAGACAAAGCCAAATCAGTCCGCTAG
- a CDS encoding ferredoxin codes for MKIKLDPEKCIACGLCQTYSTIFDYDDNGIVLFADRPGLEANFPDDPSILKAAKSCPTKAILAD; via the coding sequence ATGAAAATAAAACTTGACCCTGAAAAATGCATTGCCTGCGGACTCTGCCAAACCTACTCCACTATCTTTGATTACGATGATAATGGCATTGTTCTGTTTGCAGACCGTCCTGGACTGGAAGCTAACTTCCCTGATGATCCGTCCATTTTGAAGGCTGCTAAATCCTGCCCAACCAAGGCTATCCTAGCGGACTGA
- a CDS encoding SAG1386/EF1546 family surface-associated protein gives MTQEPWNEEIYQEAEEKSETETSRKSRKLKGDIHTRIFTVLAVIFLIIVLVITIIALYLSNGGSTTNSSQEFHNPSASTTEVVEGSSAAEATTEVSSADETTTSSSLTEATDGSTLVVQEGEGEASIAARAGISIAELERLNPEKMTGPGGTWWANPGDVVRIR, from the coding sequence ATGACACAAGAACCATGGAATGAAGAAATCTATCAAGAAGCTGAAGAAAAATCTGAAACAGAAACTAGTCGGAAGAGCCGTAAGTTAAAAGGAGATATTCATACCCGTATATTTACAGTTTTAGCGGTCATTTTTCTTATTATTGTCTTGGTAATCACCATTATTGCGCTCTACTTATCTAATGGAGGCAGCACAACGAACTCTAGCCAAGAATTCCACAACCCATCTGCTAGTACGACAGAAGTTGTTGAAGGTTCCTCTGCTGCTGAGGCAACGACAGAAGTAAGCTCAGCGGATGAGACAACGACTAGCTCAAGTTTGACAGAGGCCACAGACGGTTCCACGCTGGTGGTTCAAGAAGGTGAGGGAGAAGCGTCTATTGCCGCTCGTGCTGGTATTTCTATTGCAGAATTGGAACGCTTGAATCCAGAAAAAATGACTGGTCCTGGTGGCACTTGGTGGGCAAATCCAGGTGATGTAGTACGAATTAGATAG